The proteins below are encoded in one region of Populus alba chromosome 2, ASM523922v2, whole genome shotgun sequence:
- the LOC118056219 gene encoding protein NRT1/ PTR FAMILY 5.2-like, with the protein MAYYGIVSNLVLYLTRKLHEGTVTSSNNVTNWVGTVWILPILGAYIADAHLGRFRTFVIASGIYLLGMSLLTLAVSVPALRPPSCGHGIKDQGCDKTASALQKGIFYGALYIIAVGTGGTKPNISTMGADQFDDLEPKEKQQKLSFFNWWMFSIFFGTLFSNTFLVYIQDNVGWGLGYGIPTLGLALSIIVFFAGNSFYRHKLPAGSPFTKMAQVLVAAVRKWKVSLPKDPKELHELGIEESAKSARNRIDHTYILRLLDKAAVKSGPTSPWMLCPVTQVEETKQMIKMLPVLMVTLIPSAMVAQLSTFFVKQGTTLDRSMGPHFEIPPACLGAFVTIFMMGSLVLYDRCLVPIARHYTKNPRGITLLQRMGIGMILHIIVMFIAFVVERKRLSVAREHNIVGRLEVVPLSIFVLLPQFAIVGISDTFLDVAKLEFFYDQAPEGMKSLGTSYFCSSIGVGNYLSSFILSSVSGITKKHGHKGWILDNLNLSRIDYYYAFLAILGFLNFLLFLLVANYFVYNVEMDSKRDLQRAMETSSGKSPVQNLQ; encoded by the exons ATGGCATACTACGGGATAGTATCGAATCTGGTGTTGTATTTGACAAGGAAGCTCCATGAAGGCACTGTAACATCTTCAAACAATGTCACCAACTGGGTTGGTACTGTATGGATATTGCCGATTTTGGGTGCTTACATTGCAGATGCTCATCTCGGCCGATTCAGGACTTTTGTCATTGCATCAGGAATTTATCTATTG GGAATGTCCCTTTTAACCCTGGCTGTTTCGGTGCCTGCCCTAAGGCCACCATCCTGCGGTCATGGCATCAAAGACCAGGGATGTGACAAAACGGCCTCAGCCTTACAAAAGGGCATATTCTACGGTGCACTATACATAATAGCAGTTGGTACTGGTGGAACCAAGCCCAACATCTCTACCATGGGGGCGGACCAATTCGACGATCTTGAACCCAAGGAAAAGCAGCAGAAGCTCTCATTCTTCAACTGGTGGATGTTCAGTATTTTCTTCGGCACTCTTTTCTCAAACACATTCTTGGTTTACATACAAGACAACGTAGGTTGGGGCCTTGGTTATGGCATTCCTACCTTGGGGCTCGCACTTTCGATCATTGTGTTCTTTGCCGGCAATTCATTCTATAGGCACAAATTGCCTGCAGGGAGTCCGTTCACCAAGATGGCACAAGTACTTGTGGCTGCTGTTAGGAAGTGGAAGGTTAGCCTCCCAAAGGATCCAAAAGAGCTTCACGAACTAGGGATAGAAGAGTCTGCTAAATCTGCAAGAAATAGGATTGACCATACCTATATCTTAAG ATTGCTTGACAAAGCTGCTGTAAAGAGTGGACCAACGTCACCCTGGATGCTATGTCCAGTGACTCAAGTTGAAGAAACCAAGCAAATGATAAAAATGCTTCCTGTTTTAATGGTCACGCTCATACCTAGTGCCATGGTAGCTCAATTAAGCACGTTTTTCGTCAAACAAGGGACAACCTTAGACAGAAGCATGGGACCCCATTTCGAAATCCCTCCGGCATGCCTCGGAGCATTCGTGACAATCTTCATGATGGGAAGCCTCGTGTTGTATGATCGTTGCTTGGTCCCAATAGCTAGACACTACACAAAAAACCCGAGAGGGATTACTTTGCTGCAGAGAATGGGGATTGGTATGATCTTGCATATTATTGTCATGTTCATAGCTTTCGTTGTTGAAAGGAAAAGACTTAGTGTTGCAAGAGAACATAATATTGTAGGCAGACTAGAAGTAGTGCCTCTCAGCATTTTTGTACTCCTACCTCAGTTTGCTATAGTAGGGATTTCTGATACGTTCTTGGACGTAGCCAAGCTAGAGTTTTTCTATGACCAGGCCCCGGAAGGAATGAAAAGCTTGGGGACTTCATATTTCTGTAGCAGTATTGGAGTTGGGAATTACCTCAGCAGTTTTATCCTGTCATCGGTTTCTGGGATCACTAAGAAACATGGCCATAAAGGGTGGATTTTGGACAATCTAAATCTCTCTCGCATAGACTATTATTATGCATTCTTGGCCATCTTGGGCTTTCTCAACTTCCTCCTCTTTTTACTTGTGGCAAACTACTTTGTATATAATGTCGAAATGGACTCCAAAAGGGATCTGCAGAGAGCAATGGAAACTTCCTCTGGCAAGAGTCCTGTTCAGAATTTACAATGA
- the LOC118056188 gene encoding heterogeneous nuclear ribonucleoprotein 1 — protein MDSDEGKLFVGGIAWDTTEDTLRDHFNQYGEVSQVVIMRDKTTGRPRGFGFVVFSDPSVLDPVLHDKHTIDGRTVEAKRALSREEQHTSSRTGSFNGGRGSGGAGDFRTKKIFVGGLPSTVTEDVFRQYFQSYGHVNDVVVMYDQQTQRPRGFGFITFDSEDAVDNVLQKTFHELNGKLVEVKRALPKDANPGSEGRGSGYRSYGSAGANVNAADGRIDGNRYMQPQTSVGGYPPYSGYAAHGYGYGAANSGVGYYGSYGVSGYGGGNAGYGTGVYGMSAAVKNSWSSQAPSSYGASGYGANAGYGAAFPWSASGSGGSASAPMGQYPAGASGYGNQGYGYGNYGGSDGPYSGGYGATGGRAGNAPNGSASNGAGGGEQQGSGSYYGDSNGNSGYANEAWRSDPSQASGGYGGAHSR, from the exons ATGGATTCGGACGAAGGAAAGCTGTTCGTAGGAGGAATAGCATGGGACACAACCGAAGACACGCTAAGAGACCACTTCAACCAGTACGGTGAGGTCTCTCAGGTTGTCATAATGCGTGACAAAACCACTGGTCGTCCTCGTGGCTTTGGTTTTGTCGTTTTCTCCGATCCCTCCGTTCTAGATCCTGTTCTTCACGATAAACACACCATCGATGGCCGTACT GTGGAGGCGAAAAGGGCTTTATCGAGAGAAGAACAGCATACATCATCTAGAACCGGGAGTTTTAATGGTGGTAGAGGCTCTGGTGGTGCAGGAGATTTTAGGACGAAAAAGATTTTTGTTGGTGGCTTGCCTTCCACCGTGACAGAAGATGTATTCCGTCAATATTTTCAAAGTTATGGTCATGTAAATGATGTTGTAGTAATGTATGACCAGCAGACTCAAAGGCCTCGTGGATTTGGATTTATCACCTTCGATTCTGAAGATGCAGTTGATAATGTACTCCAGAAGACCTTTCATGAGTTGAATGGTAAACTTGTAGAGGTAAAACGAGCACTCCCGAAAGATGCAAATCCAGGTAGTGAGGGGCGTGGTAGTGGCTATCGTAGTTATGGCTCCGCAGGAGCCAATGTAAATGCAGCTGATGGTCGAATCGATGGAAACCGGTATATGCAGCCCCAAACTTCTGTAGGTGGTTACCCACCTTATTCTGGATATGCTGCTCATGGTTATGGTTATGGAGCAGCAAACAGTGGAGTTGGTTATTATGGCAGTTATGGTGTTAGTGGTTATGGTGGTGGAAATGCTGGTTATGGTACGGGAGTGTATGGCATGTCTGCTGCTGTAAAAAATAGTTGGAGCAGCCAAGCTCCTTCGAGTTATGGTGCTTCTGGCTATGGTGCAAATGCAGGCTATGGGGCTGCATTCCCCTGGAGTGCTTCTGGTAGCGGCGGTTCTGCTTCTGCTCCTATGGGTCAATATCCAGCTGGAGCGTCTGGGTATGGAAATCAAGGCTATGGTTATGGTAATTATGGTGGAAGTGATGGTCCTTATTCTGGTGGCTATGGAGCTACTGGAGGGCGTGCTGGGAATGCTCCAAATGGCAGTGCCAGCAATGGAGCTGGTGGGGGAGAGCAACAGGGGAGTGGGAGCTACTATGGTGACAGTAATGGGAATTCAGGATATGCAAATGAAGCCTGGAGGTCTGATCCTTCACAAGCCTCTGGTGGTTACGGTGGTGCTCATTCAAGATAG
- the LOC118056223 gene encoding uncharacterized protein, translated as MACFLACFGSSKERKRRRHSKVQPRVHRKEGYGSPVEATVSVVKDCCPEKPIVSPASEIRDDGSEEKLSLSTRKKVTFNSNVTTYDHVSVEESTDFTLGKEDCGDKREGNEENIAKPSQSQSSSEDSSIASSLCSYPPNHRYQNCRDSDDEMGYEESDIDESDEEEEDGGLDYDDVYEDDETAESTSRMTKLANEENDSDVMNSGLSGNRNFRDRRAAVLNPVENLSQWKIVKAKGKPPLRQQKENLTLDQEPRMSFSSEPGFKELAFSFKAKAGQCNKKPDQEIAVDTSLSNWLGSSECTPVNKPSSIGLDAIAPEKSMSQGSNSPRSFDDRPILGALTVEELKQLSATSSSRRSPSRSPDEMPIIGTVGTYWNHGGSGKDSGSASSYKGIPNTTSKYREDKRVNWHSTPFETRLERALNGGDAART; from the exons ATGGCTTGCTTTCTTGCGTGTTTTGGTTCATCCAAAGAACGCAAACGTCGTAGGCACAGTAAGGTTCAACCACGAGTCCAT AGAAAGGAAGGTTATGGTAGTCCAGTGGAAGCTACCGTTTCAGTGGTTAAGGACTGCTGCCCAGAGAAGCCTATAGTGAGCCCAGCTTCAGAAATCAG GGATGATGGGTCTGAGGAGAAATTAAGCTTGAGTACGAGAAAGAAAGTGACATTCAATTCGAATGTGACAACCTACGACCATGTTTCAGTTGAAGAATCCACAGATTTTACGTTGGGGAAAGAAGATTGTGGCGATAAAAGGGAGGGAAATGAGGAGAATATTGCAAAACCAAGCCAATCTCAGTCTTCTTCTGAAGATAGTTCAATTGCATCAAGCTTGTGTTCTTACCCTCCTAATCATCGTTATCAGAATTGTAGAGACAGTGATGATGAGATGGGCTATGAGGAAAGTGATATTGATGAGagtgatgaggaggaggaggacggGGGGCTAGATTATGATGATGTATATGAGGATGATGAAACCGCAGAGTCAACGTCTAGAATGACTAAATTGGCTAACGAGGAGAATGATAGTGACGTGATGAATAGTGGTTTGTCTGGGAATAGGAATTTTCGAGATAGGAGAGCTGCTGTGCTGAACCCAGTTGAAAATCTAAGTCAATGGAAGATTGTAAAAGCGAAAGGAAAACCACCATTGAGGCAACAGAAAGAGAATCTGACATTGGATCAAGAACCCCGGATGTCGTTTAGTTCCGAGCCTGGTTTTAAGGAATTGGCATTCAGTTTCAAGGCAAAAGCTGGTCAATGTAATAAGAAGCCAGACCAAGAAATAGCGGTGGATACTAGCTTGTCTAATTGGTTGGGTTCATCTGAATGCACACCAGTCAATAAGCCTAGCTCAATTGGTCTAGATGCCATTGCACCTGAGAAAAGCATGTCACAGGGATCTAATTCACCAAGAAGCTTTGATGATAGGCCTATTCTTGGGGCACTAACGGTGGAAGAGCTTAAACAGCTTTCAGCTACTTCTTCTTCAAGGAGGTCACCAAGTCGTAGCCCTGATGAGATGCCAATAATAGGAACTGTTGGGACTTATTGGAATCACGGTGGCTCCGGCAAGGATTCTGGCTCGGCCTCTTCGTACAAAGGAATACCCAACACGACCAGCAAATACAGAGAG GACAAGAGAGTGAATTGGCACTCCACTCCATTTGAGACAAGACTAGAGAGAGCTTTGAATGGTGGTGATGCTGCAAGAACCTAG